AGCAGCAAATGCCGCCAACGGGTTCGGCCGACGGTCGAGGCGATGCGGAGTTCGTCAACATCGTTCCACCCGCGGAATATTTGGACAAATACGTATTCTTTACGGATCCTACGTATTCCGAGACGAACCTGGTGCTCGTGCGCGTCAAGGGTCCGGAGGGGTTTGCCGACGTGACGCTCGATTGTTTGGGCATCGTCGAAGGATGGCAACCGCTCGGTGCAGCGGGCAAGTATCAATATGCGCGTGTGGACCTGGTGCGGCACAATTTCCAGCCACAAGGGAATTGTAACAATGGACGTCACGAAATCAGCAGCAAACAACCCTTTGGATTGACCGTTTGGGGCTGGGGGTCGGCCGAGACGGGCGTGCTCGGAAAAGGGTTTTACACGCAATACGTCAGTTATGCTTATCCGGCCGGCGCCGGTGTTGCCCCCATCAACACCGTCGAAGTGCCCACGGTGCCCAAATGAAAAACTCGCTTTGGTTCTTGTCGTTCACGTTGATGCTCGCGGCCTGTGCAGCGGGCAGCGAATTCGACGACAATTTGGGCGGAAATGGTGGTGCTCCCGCCGAAACGGGGTCCGGCGGCACCGGTAATACGACGGAAACCGGCTCGAGCAGCGCGTCTTCCACGTCTGGCGGCGGAAGCACGGGGAGCAGCAGTTCGAGCTCGGCAGCAAGCAGCAGCTCGGGAGGCGGCGGCAGCGGCGGAGGTTCGGCGCTATGCAATTCGGTCAACTGTGCCAATGGTTGCTGTTTGAACGACCTATGCAATGCGGGCATGTCCAACACGCAATGCGGGACGGCGGGGCAAGCGTGTCAAGATTGCACAGCGACAGGCGGCTCGTGCTCGAATAAAACGTGCGCGAGTCAGCCGCCATGCGGTTCGGGCTCGTGCACCGGGTGCTGCCAGAATGGCCAATGCAAGCTCGGGCTCTCCGATCAGGCGTGTGGAAAGAACGGGCAAGTGTGCATCGATTGTTCGGCGAACGGCCAGGCGTGCCTGGATGGGTTTTGCACGTTTTGAGAAACGTTCGCGCGGGGTTGAAGAGATCGTCTCACAACTCGAAACCCCCGTCCTCAATGCACGCACGCGCGGGATTTCAATCCCGCGCGGGCGTTCGGTGACACACTACGGCTCGATTTTTGAGACAGCCACTTTAACCCGCCGCGTGGTCTAATCCGCCGTTTTCCCAGATGCCGGCGAATTATCTTCGCTATCGGCGGGCCTTGATTCTTCAGCGGCAGCGGCAGGTTTTTCCTCATCGGACGAAGACACTTCTTCATCGGCAGATGAAGCTTGCTCGTCGTCATTGGTTTCCGGCGATGATTCATCGGGGGCCGCGGGCGTTTCAGCCTGTGTCGCGTCCGACCGTTCGTCACGCCGCAGCTTGAGCCCTGCCATGATGATACCCGTGAGCAGGAGCATCCCGAACACATCGTACGGAATGCGATAACGCGGATCGCCTACGAAAAGCAGGCCCACGGGGAGAATGCAGGCGTGCTGCACCAAAAGCCAACGCTCGGGCCGCCTGCGCCGCGCGAGCCACAAGGCGACGGGAACGATGAAGAGCAGCGCATAGCAGTAAACGACATTGGATATGGTGGTCACTCGCCGGAATTTGCCCTGATTCGGGGGCCAAGGCTCGGTCGTGGCGAACAAGTCGGCGACGTTGGTATAGATTCGTCTGGCGTGCGACCAACCGTCTTTGCGGATACATTTGAATCCGAGGTCGAAGAAGTATTCGTTGTCCCACCCATAACGCTTGTGCACGACCTTCTTGTTGGCGTCCCGCCCCTCGTTGATCATTCGCTGAATGCGTACGGGCGCGGCAAAACCCATTCCCTGCATATGAACGTGCACGACGTCGCAATGAGCCTGGTAAAAGTTCAGCCCCGCGTTGTTGCTCATGCCCGAAGGCTTGTTCATGGCGGCGCTGTTGAGACGCATCGTCGCAATGCACGGCAAAAGGAACATCACCGCGAGAGCAATGGCTTCACGAAAGTGGAACCACGGTTCTTTCGGACGATCGGCACCTTTGCGAAAGAGCGCTCGCACGCGCCCATAAAGGCTGTAAAAACCAATCAGGGGCAGCCCCATGAAGGCCGCTTGAATGACGAATTGCGGGCGGATCGACGCCGTGATGCCCGCCAGAAGCCCCGCGAGCGCAAATGCGCCCGTGCGCGCCCAACGCCTGTCCGTCGGAATGTCGCGCGCCCAGAGCGCCACGAGTAGTGACACGCACATGAAGCAAGCAAATGGGTTTTCACTCGAAAAGAAACCCGCAAAAACGGAAAACGCCCAATGCGTCCAAACGAGCGTCGTGGCAATGAATGCCGCAAGCGGATGCTTGAAGAGACGATTGGCAATGAGACCGACGGCGACGAGCGTACCGACGGCGAAGACGAACCAAAGGCTTTGGCCTGCAGCAAGCGCGGCGTCCCGACTCTTCGTCAACGCAAAAAACGGCGCCAAAAGCGCGTGGGTGCCCGGCGGGTAAAACGCATCGAAAGGATTCAGCTTGATCTTGGGATCCGCCAGCCGGGCCGCGCGCTCGACATAACCTTGCATGTCCGACCAGACGAAGTTCTTCGGCGGATTGGCGGAAAAGATGAACCACCCTCGGTGGACGGCACCCGCCACGAGCGTCAGCAAAAACAGCCACTTGCCCACGTCGTCACGGCTGAGAAACGCGCGAATACGGCCAAAGAGCGATGGAGCGTTGGGCGGAGTAACAGGGTCGGTTGCAGGTAGATCGGAGGAGGTCATCGGAAAGGTACGGGTCTGTGGTGCGGCGGCAGGCTAGCACGCGATCGGCGAGATGCCGAGCCAAGATCTGCACGGTCGCTTCGCGCGCGTGAGACGCGCGCTCGCGAGAGTCTTGTTTACGATTGGGGGGGCCGAGGCTCGCCTACCGGTGTTTTTGCGCTTCGCACAACAACACGGCGAGGCTCGGCCCCCCCATACCCCCCGGGATCGGATTGAAACCGATTGCCAATACTAGCTCACCTGGCGCGTTCTTCCCGCCCAATACGGTTCCCGCAGCTTGAACTTCTGCAATTTTCCCGTGGCCGTGCGCGGCAAACTCGCCACGATCTCCACGACCGTCGGGCACTTGTAATGCGCAAGCTTGCTCCGACAATGTTCGATGACGTCGTGCGGCCCGAGCGAATGCGTCGCGCGCGCAACCACGAACGCCATCACCGTCTCGCCCCATTTTTCATGCGGAATGCCAATCACCGCAGCTTCGGCCACCGCGGGATGCTGGTACAAACAATCCTCGACCTCAATCGAAGAAACGTTTTCCCCGCCAGAAATGATGACGTCCTTTTTGCGATCGGTGATCACTGTATAAGGGCCCTCGAGATGCCCGCCATCACCCGTGTGAAACCAGCCGTCGACGATGGCTTTCGCCGTTTCTTCGGGCTGATCGTAATAACCATCGAAGACGTGATTCGATCGCGCCAGTATTTCGCCCCCAGGACTGACATCCATTCGTACACCCACGGCAGGCACGCCCGCGCGCCCGAGCTTTTCGGCCTTGGCGCTCGAATCGAGGCCATCCCATTCCGTTTGCGCTCGATTCACCGTGAGCAGCGGCGATGTCTCCGTCAAACCATAAATTTGAATGAATTCCCACCCAAGCTCGGTTTGCACCCGTTCGATGGTTTTCATGGGCGGCGGAGCGCCCGCGACGACGATGCGCATCCGGCCCGCTCCCGGAATGGGCTTTCCCGCAGCACGTAATGCCGCCGCAGCATCGAGCACCGCTGCCACGACGGCCGGCGCCGAGCAAAAAAGCGTTACCTTTTCCGCTTCGATGCGCCGCAGAATCTCCGCTCCGTCGACTTTGCGCAAAACCACCTGCCGAGCACCGAGCGCCGTGAGCGCATACGGCATGCCCCAACCATTGGCGTGAAACGTCGGAAGCGTGTGCAAATACACGTCGCGCTCCGATACGCCAACATGAAGCGCAAACGTGACTGCATTGAGCCAGCAACTGCGATGCGAAAGCTTTACGCCTTTGGGCCGCGCCGTGGTCCCCGATGTATAATTGATGGAAACCGTGCGCATTTCATCATCGACCGCGTATTTTGGTTTTGCACCTTTGCGCAAAAACAGATTCGCATCCGATTCGGCACCGAATACGATGTGGTGTTTGATTGGGATTTCGCGTATGACGGATTCGAGGTCCGGATCGACGAGCGCCACGGTCGAGCCCGAATGTTCCAGAATGTAACGAATTTCGTCCGCGTTCAGGCGAAAATTGACGGGCACGAGGATGCGGCCAAAAGCGCTCACGCCGAAGAGTGACACGAGAAAACGAGTCGAATTCGGCGAAATGATCGCTACGCGGGCATTTTCGGGCACGCCGAGATCGTCCAGCGCCGCGGCCAAGCTGCGCGACATCTCCGCGAATGCACCGTACGTGATTCGTCCGAAACTCCCTCCAGGCTGATGCGGCTCATCGACGATCGCTTCGCGATCGCCACAAACGAATTCTGCACGGTGGAGAAAATCGGCTAACGTGAGGGGCACGAACATGAAGACGCCTCCAAAGGCAATGCGCTACGAACCGCGCTCGGTACATTTCGATCGGACTCAGAACTCGATCACGGGCGATACCGCGTAAAACGACGGCGTGAGTTGATACGGTGCGATGTCGCCCTTGTCGGGCGATCGCTCCGAGAGCCCTACAATGGTCGCCGCTGTGCCTCCGACGACGACGGCACCCATTGCAGTCCAAAACCACCACCGTTTGTAGACGGGTGGATCGCCCAAAGTCACCATGACCAATCGTTCTTCGCCGGCCTTGACGATGACGCTCGTTGCGTAATCGCTATGGTCGGGATGACGCGCGACGATGTTGTGCGTCCCGGCATCCGCCAATGTTTCGACAGGCGCTTGCCCCAATGCGCGTCCATCGAGCGATACGGAGACGTTGCTCTTTGGTGCTCGAACGATCAAACGCCCCACTTTTTCTTTGCTCGAAAGCTGCGCGTCGAGCACGTATCCACCACCGCCGGGCAAATCGACATTCGCTTGGTATGGATAATACCCCTCGGCCTCGATGAGCACGCTTGCTTTGCCCGCTTTGAGCATCAATGGTTTGTCGAGGGGCGACTTTCCCGCGACGGCTTCACGCACCAGAATACGCGCGCCTTCGACGTTCACCTTGATCGTGAGCTGGGACGTGCGTTTCTTGATGTTCGCAATGCGATTCTGGAGCCCCGGAACCTTGGCCAATAGCTCGGGAGGTGCCGCAGATTGAAACAGTTCCAGCTTTTCGAGCGCTTCGGGGAGCCTATCGAGCGCTTCGAGCGTGCGCCCGAGGTTGTACAGCAATGCGGGTTCAGGATGCAGCGCATAAGCTTCGTTGTACGCCGTGAGCGCATCGGCATACCGCAATGAATCCATCGCGCGATCGCCTTCGAGCTTGCGTTCCTTGGCTCGCGTGACGACGGCCGAATCCGGCGCCTCGGGCGGCGCGGCCTGCGGCGACGCTGGGGCCGGCGGCGGCTCGTCAGCGAAACTCGGCGCAACCCACGAATTGGCCAGGACCAAGAGCAGGGTAACGATTCCAATGCGTCGAGAACGTCCGTTCATTGCACAATCTCAGAGATGGGCCGGATCCTCGGTCGGTTTTGGTGCAGGCGCCGGCGGAGGAGGCGGTGGTTTGTCAGCCGTTTTCACTGGAGGTTTGCTCGGAATTTCGGGAGACGGCGCGGTCTTCACGGCGGGCGCGGTAGGTTTCGGCGTATTCGGTGGGGCCACTTCGGCGCTTGGAGCGGGCGCTGGCGCGGCCGAGGGCAATGGTGTCGATAACGCCGCGGCGGGCGTGACCGTAATGGTTGGCTGCGAAGAATCCGCCGCTATCGGTAGTGCAGACTGCGGCGGCGCTGGATCCGGCGAGCGAACCTTGGCCGCCAAGAGAGCAAGCCCGATTGCGACGATCCCTGTGGCCACGGCGGCGGAGATCACGGCCAGGCGCATCGTCGGGTTATGGCTCCCCGTGCGAAGGACAGGCGTCGCGACCTGCGCGAGCGTCGCGGCAGAAACGTTTTTCGAGCTGAATGGAGAAATGGCAGAGACGAACGCACCAATGTCCTGAAATCGATCCTCGGGGCGCTTTTCGAGCGCTTTCTTGACGGCTGCCGCGAGCTTCGGCGGCACGTCGGCGCGAATGTTACGCAAATCCTCGGGCGTGTCGGCGATGATCGCCGCAAGCGTTGCCGTCGACGTGTCCGCTCCAAAAGGCGCGCGGCCACTCAAGAGCTCGAACAGTACGACCCCCAATGCCCAGATGTCGGAACGACCGTCGACATGTTTGGCAGAACGAACCTGCTCGGGCGACATGTATTGAGGCGTTCCAAACGTCGTCGCCGTTTGTGTTTGATTGGTTTGATTGGTGGGGTCGATGAGCTTCGATATCCCGAAATCGAGCACTTTGAGGACGCGCCGAGTGCCTTCTTGGCACAAATACAAATTGCTCGGCTTGATGTCCCGATGTATGACCCCCATTTGATGCGCTTGCCCAATCGCTTCGCACGCTTGGAGAATGAATTCGACGGCTTCGGGATAGGGCAATGGGCCTCGCGCCACGAGCTCTTGCCCGAGATCCCAGCCTTGAAGCAGCTCCATGACCATCATGGGGCTACCATCCGGAAGGTTATCGACGTCGTACACGCGCACGACGTGGGGCCCTTGAATGCGAGCGGCCGCGCGTGCTTCGCGCTCGAATCGCGCCACGATGTCGGGCATGTTTCGCGCTTCGGGCAGCAATAGCTTGATGGCGACCGATTGTTCCGTGCGCTGATTGCGCGCCTGAAGCACGACACCCATCCCGCCTTGACCAAGCACGCCGAGAACCTCGTACTTGCCAGCGAGAATGGTTCCCGGAGTAGGCACGCCTCCGGAGGTATTCACCGGGGAATCGTTCACGGTCGCACGTTACGCGGGTAAAGATACAATGGCAAGCGCAGCGGAGCGCGGCGCGGAGTCGTTCGACGCGTGCGAGTGATGTATTGCTGTCCAGGAATCAAATAGCCGGGTGGAATGATCATGTCGTCACCCTCGAGCGTGCCATTGATTGCGCCCGCGTCCATATTGACTGTCCCACCGCCGCCGCCCACGCCGCCCATGCCGCCAGCGGCATCAAAGCCGCCGTCCATATTGTCCATGCCCCCATCGCCGCCCATTCCGCCGCCAGCAGCATCAAAGCCAGCGTCCGCGCTGCCCAAACCGCTGCCTCCCATACCGCCCATTCCCCCCCATTCCGCCCATTCCCCCAACGCCGCCCATTCCTCCCATGCCGCCCGTCGTCCCCGTCCCTCCCATGCCGCCCATTCCCCCGACGCCGCCCATTCCCCCCATTCCGCCCGTCGTCCCCGTCCCTCCCATACCGCCCATTCCCCCCATTCCGCCCATGCCTCCAGCGCCGCCCGCGCCGCCAGCGCTTCCCGAGCTCGACGACGAACTGCTCGATGAGCTCGACGACGAACTGCTCGATGAGCTCGACGACGAACTGCTCGATGAGCTCGACGACGAACTGCTCGATGAGCTCGACGACGAACTGCTCGATGAGCTCGACGATGAACTGCTCGATGAGCTCGACGACGAGCTGCTCGACACACCAGCGCCGCCTGATCCTGTGGGTGATTCGTCGCCTGGAAGCTCGCAGCCCTCGGGATCGGAGCACGTGTCCGGATCCGGCACTTCGGCTGGAATGCAGCCTGCGTTCCACGAGCACGTGCTGTTCGGATCGCAAGGTTTCCCGAGACAAACGGCACGCATCTTCACGGGCAGGTAAAGCGGAGTGCTCGGAATGAAGTTCAACGTGCGGCGAGCGATGATGCAGCCTTCCATCACGCCGCTGATCTTTTCCTTCTGAAGCTCGGGATCTTGGAGACAATCTTCCGCCGAGTATCTCGCGCCGATGCCCGTGACGACGCGTACGGCGATCCGCTCGTCATTCGCGGATTTGGGCAGCAGCACGATGGCGCCGATTCGACGATTTTTGCACATGTCGGTCACGGTGCCCGGCGTCGTGCTTTCAGCGTCTGCATTGCCCACGACGATCGCGGTGTTCAGCGGCAGGTCCGGCGAGCACTCGATGTCGGTCGTGATCTCGAGCGTGATCTGCGTAGGTTGTTGACACGCGGAGAACACGACGGCGATCGAAGAGACGACGGCAGTTGCGCGCAGCGGACGCATCAAGTCCAAGCCCATGGTGAGCACTGGACACGATTTTAGCATCCGCGTCAACGCTCTTCTCCCCCCTCTCCACGCAGCATTGCGACGCAATGCGAAGTTGGAGAGGGGGGTCGGGGGCGTGAGGCGGGCGTGAGGAGCGAGAACTCAACGACAGACGTAACTGCCATTCGGAAAGGAAGCCGCGCACTCGCCGTCCGAGTTGCATCCGACGTATTCGCAAAACCCTTGCGAACACGAATAGTTATCGGCATCGAAGGCAGGGCCTGCATTCGCCAAAGGACAATCCGTCGCGCTCTGGCACGACACGTAACAAGCTTTCTGACCGCCAGGCACGCTGGATCTGCACACGTAATCGGGTCCCGTGAACATGCATTCCGCATCCGTGTTGCACCCGGAATACACGCAGCCGCCGCTTTCACAGGCGTAGTTGTCGGCATCGTACGCGGGGCCGCCCCCGGCGATGGCGCAATCGCTGGCCGTGACGCACCCTTTGACGCATGACGCCGGATAACCCGCGACCACCGAACGGCAAACGTAGTTTTGATTCGGAAACGTCGAGTCGCATTCCGCGTCCGAATTGCAGCCCGTATATTCACAAGCTCCGCCATTGCATGCATAATTGTCGGCATCGAACGCCGCACCACCGCCGGCGATGATGCAATCGCTCACGGAAACGCACCCTTGCTGGCAAATGGAAAGCATCGGCATGGCGCCGCCGCCGCTACCTCCCGCCCCCGAGTTGCTCGATGAACCGCCGCCCCCTGCGCCGCCCATTCCAGAGCTCGCCTGTCCAGAGCTGCTGCCGGACCAAGCTTCTCCGCCCTCGCCCCCTGCGCCACCAGAATTCGACGCCGTGCCGCCTGCCGAACAGCCGGCGCCCACGGACATGGAGACGATGATTGCAAAA
The nucleotide sequence above comes from Polyangiaceae bacterium. Encoded proteins:
- a CDS encoding AMP-binding protein, which produces MFVPLTLADFLHRAEFVCGDREAIVDEPHQPGGSFGRITYGAFAEMSRSLAAALDDLGVPENARVAIISPNSTRFLVSLFGVSAFGRILVPVNFRLNADEIRYILEHSGSTVALVDPDLESVIREIPIKHHIVFGAESDANLFLRKGAKPKYAVDDEMRTVSINYTSGTTARPKGVKLSHRSCWLNAVTFALHVGVSERDVYLHTLPTFHANGWGMPYALTALGARQVVLRKVDGAEILRRIEAEKVTLFCSAPAVVAAVLDAAAALRAAGKPIPGAGRMRIVVAGAPPPMKTIERVQTELGWEFIQIYGLTETSPLLTVNRAQTEWDGLDSSAKAEKLGRAGVPAVGVRMDVSPGGEILARSNHVFDGYYDQPEETAKAIVDGWFHTGDGGHLEGPYTVITDRKKDVIISGGENVSSIEVEDCLYQHPAVAEAAVIGIPHEKWGETVMAFVVARATHSLGPHDVIEHCRSKLAHYKCPTVVEIVASLPRTATGKLQKFKLREPYWAGRTRQVS
- a CDS encoding PEGA domain-containing protein encodes the protein MNGRSRRIGIVTLLLVLANSWVAPSFADEPPPAPASPQAAPPEAPDSAVVTRAKERKLEGDRAMDSLRYADALTAYNEAYALHPEPALLYNLGRTLEALDRLPEALEKLELFQSAAPPELLAKVPGLQNRIANIKKRTSQLTIKVNVEGARILVREAVAGKSPLDKPLMLKAGKASVLIEAEGYYPYQANVDLPGGGGYVLDAQLSSKEKVGRLIVRAPKSNVSVSLDGRALGQAPVETLADAGTHNIVARHPDHSDYATSVIVKAGEERLVMVTLGDPPVYKRWWFWTAMGAVVVGGTAATIVGLSERSPDKGDIAPYQLTPSFYAVSPVIEF
- a CDS encoding serine/threonine protein kinase, encoding MNDSPVNTSGGVPTPGTILAGKYEVLGVLGQGGMGVVLQARNQRTEQSVAIKLLLPEARNMPDIVARFEREARAAARIQGPHVVRVYDVDNLPDGSPMMVMELLQGWDLGQELVARGPLPYPEAVEFILQACEAIGQAHQMGVIHRDIKPSNLYLCQEGTRRVLKVLDFGISKLIDPTNQTNQTQTATTFGTPQYMSPEQVRSAKHVDGRSDIWALGVVLFELLSGRAPFGADTSTATLAAIIADTPEDLRNIRADVPPKLAAAVKKALEKRPEDRFQDIGAFVSAISPFSSKNVSAATLAQVATPVLRTGSHNPTMRLAVISAAVATGIVAIGLALLAAKVRSPDPAPPQSALPIAADSSQPTITVTPAAALSTPLPSAAPAPAPSAEVAPPNTPKPTAPAVKTAPSPEIPSKPPVKTADKPPPPPPAPAPKPTEDPAHL